The following proteins are co-located in the Sardina pilchardus chromosome 24, fSarPil1.1, whole genome shotgun sequence genome:
- the dtnbp1b gene encoding dystrobrevin binding protein 1b isoform X2: protein MSTPGSKDSSKRNSSELDSEHAQRVPEAEHPQQVKMKDRQKFFEEAFQQDVEQYLSTGYLQITERRGSMSSMEVNVDMLEQMDLMDISDHEALDVFLNSGGEDNSVASPLLDPDVESFTTEITLQVPTQAELRHKLSSLSSTCTDSASQDTEAGEEEEEEEDDDEEAEEEDEEEEEEPQGAASLSGARSAQRPPRGRGGNRTVAMASTSTSLSASQTVKNGEGNGIQTT from the exons CGGAGCTGGACTCCGAGCATGCTCAGAGGGTCCCGGAGGCGGAGCACCCGCAGCAGGTGAAGATGAAGGACAGGCAGAAGTTCTTTGAGGAGGCGTTCCAACAGGACGTGGAGCAGTACCTGTCCACCGGCTACCTGCAGATCAccgagaggagag GAAGCATGTCCTCTATGGAGGTGAATGTGGACATGCTGGAACAGATGGACCTGATGGACATATCTGACCATGAGGCACTCGACGTGTTCCTCAACTCTGGAGGGGAGGACAACAGTGTCGCTTCACCACTGCTCG ATCCGGACGTGGAGTCCTTCACCACGGAGATCACGCTGCAGGTGCCCACCCAGGCCGAGCTGCGGCACAAgctctcctcgctctcctccacctgcACCGACTCGGCCAGCCAGGACACGGAGgcgggcgaggaggaggaggaggaggaggacgacgacgaggaggcggaggaggaggacgaggaggaggaagaggagccgcAAGGAGCGGCGAGCCTGTCCGGCGCCCGGTCAGCGCAGAGGCCGCCtcgaggaagagggggaaacaGGACCGTTGCCATGGCATCCACATCCACGTCGCTGTCAGCTAGCCAGACAGTGAAGAACGGGGAAGGGAACGGCATCCAGACCACGTAA
- the dtnbp1b gene encoding dystrobrevin binding protein 1b isoform X1, with translation MSTPGSKDSSKRNSSELDSEHAQRVPEAEHPQQVKMKDRQKFFEEAFQQDVEQYLSTGYLQITERREPIGSMSSMEVNVDMLEQMDLMDISDHEALDVFLNSGGEDNSVASPLLDPDVESFTTEITLQVPTQAELRHKLSSLSSTCTDSASQDTEAGEEEEEEEDDDEEAEEEDEEEEEEPQGAASLSGARSAQRPPRGRGGNRTVAMASTSTSLSASQTVKNGEGNGIQTT, from the exons CGGAGCTGGACTCCGAGCATGCTCAGAGGGTCCCGGAGGCGGAGCACCCGCAGCAGGTGAAGATGAAGGACAGGCAGAAGTTCTTTGAGGAGGCGTTCCAACAGGACGTGGAGCAGTACCTGTCCACCGGCTACCTGCAGATCAccgagaggagag AGCCAATAGGAAGCATGTCCTCTATGGAGGTGAATGTGGACATGCTGGAACAGATGGACCTGATGGACATATCTGACCATGAGGCACTCGACGTGTTCCTCAACTCTGGAGGGGAGGACAACAGTGTCGCTTCACCACTGCTCG ATCCGGACGTGGAGTCCTTCACCACGGAGATCACGCTGCAGGTGCCCACCCAGGCCGAGCTGCGGCACAAgctctcctcgctctcctccacctgcACCGACTCGGCCAGCCAGGACACGGAGgcgggcgaggaggaggaggaggaggaggacgacgacgaggaggcggaggaggaggacgaggaggaggaagaggagccgcAAGGAGCGGCGAGCCTGTCCGGCGCCCGGTCAGCGCAGAGGCCGCCtcgaggaagagggggaaacaGGACCGTTGCCATGGCATCCACATCCACGTCGCTGTCAGCTAGCCAGACAGTGAAGAACGGGGAAGGGAACGGCATCCAGACCACGTAA